The nucleotide window TAGCAGCGGCCTATTGGGTAATGTATCGACTTGCGAGATACTACGATGGATTGGTAGATAATCAAACGTGGGAGTGGTATTTAAAACAGGCCTACCTTACAAGTGTTGCTATGGTCGAAAAAGCACCATATTATGCACAATTTGGTCAAATGGAGGGATCTGTATTTTTGTTTATTCTAGAAGATTTAAAAAGAGAAAATATCTATGACTTAGCTTCTGATTTAGAAGCAAGGATGAAAAAAAGAGCGGACCATTGGCAGGCATTGGAATATCCTTTTGGGAGTGAGATGCCATGGGATTCCACAGGGCAGGAGGAGGTTTATATGTGGTCTGATTATTTTGGTTATACCAATAAAGCTAATGTTACATTAAGAGCGATTTTAGCATATATGCCAAATATGCCGCATTGGGCTTATAACGGTAATGCACGCCGGTATTGGGATTTCCTTTATGGCGGAAAGTTAAAACGAATCGAACGGCAAATTCACCATTATGGATCTTCATTAAATGCGATTCCTGTGCTTAAACAATATAGAAATACACCGGACAATTTATATTTGTTAAAGGTAGGGTATGGGGGACTCTTAGGTGGTATTTCAAATATTACTGAAGATGGCTTTGGTCCTGCTGCCTTCCATTCCTTTCCTTCCTCTTTAAGGATCGATTATTTGTCTGGTGATTTCGGATCGGGTTTTTATGGTTATGCAGTTAATTCTGCTACCTATCTAACGAAAGATGAAGACCTAGGTTGGTTGGCCTTTGGAGGAAATATCAAAGAAGAACAAAACATTGTAACTGTTGAAATTACAACGGCAGCAAAATCAAAAGTTTTTATTCAACCTACCAATATATGGTTGACTTTAGATGCAGGCACATTTAAGGAAATTAAGTATAATATTGAAACCAATGAGTTGGCCATATTATTAAATGAAAAATCAGAATACACATCAAATGCTTATTTAAGGATTGAAGGAAATGTAAAGGAATTGCTCTTTGAAAAAGTAAGAGGGGCTTACAAAATCCCCTTAACAAATATGGTACAAACAATAAATCTTTAAATTGTGTAAGGGTGAAAAAAATTAAATAAGGGATAATTTATTATCCCTTATTTAATTTAGTGGAGTCGGAGGGACTACAACTTATTTTTAGCCATACTTTTAAATTTCTTCGGTTTTACCATAATCCCTTTATAAATGCTCAATTTTAATAGTCTAATTAGATTTAAACAAATATAGTATTGTTTAAATAAATCTAAAAACGGCTGACTAAATGCTGACTAATTTTTAATTTTGTCAATTAAACATTAAATCTATTCTATTGGCGAGTATTAAATTTTTAATTCAAAGCAATTCTGATTCAGCATCTATTCATTTAAGATTATCACTTTCAAAGAATAAATCCTTAAAACGAAAAACAGGATTTTATATTAATTCAAAAAATTGGAGTGCAAAATCAGGAAAACCAAAATCTTCAAGTGCAGAGTTGAAAAACTTATCAAGCGAATTAAGAGGCCTTTCTAATTATGTTCTCGATAATCTTAATGATGTCCAAAAGGAAAATGTGAACATAGACGGATTTTGGCTTGAGAGAACAATTGATGGCTTTTTTGGCAGAAATAATAAGGAGTCTTTAGATGGACTCATTGTGTATGGTGAACATTTCATTGAAAACCTAAAATTCAAATCAAATGATGGTAAAAAACTAGGTCTTTCTGTTTCGACAATTAAGAAATATAGGACCATTGTAAATAAACTCATTGCTTTCCAAGCATATAAAAAGAAGGTTTATTTAGTTAAGGATGTAAACAATGAGTTCAGAAATGATATTATCGATTATTTCTTAACTATTGAAAGATTAAGTGATAATACAATTGGGAGGTATTTAAAATTTATTAAAACGATTTGTATAGATGCAGGTAAAAATGGAATAGAAACAAGCTCTCAATTACCCTATTTCCAAGGTTTTACTGTAAAGGTTCCAAAAATCACGTTGTCTTTTAGTGAATTAAAAACTTTAGCTGAATTTAAATTTGACAATG belongs to Aegicerativicinus sediminis and includes:
- a CDS encoding phage integrase SAM-like domain-containing protein, with the translated sequence MASIKFLIQSNSDSASIHLRLSLSKNKSLKRKTGFYINSKNWSAKSGKPKSSSAELKNLSSELRGLSNYVLDNLNDVQKENVNIDGFWLERTIDGFFGRNNKESLDGLIVYGEHFIENLKFKSNDGKKLGLSVSTIKKYRTIVNKLIAFQAYKKKVYLVKDVNNEFRNDIIDYFLTIERLSDNTIGRYLKFIKTICIDAGKNGIETSSQLPYFQGFTVKVPKITLSFSELKTLAEFKFDNENYSIARDWLIIGCFTGQRVSDLLRMNKSFIKTIQNFDFIVLEQVKTNKLVQIPIHPEVRKILDKRGGEFPPRFVQNEESNKTLFNRYLKDMCKKAEINDIVSGKKFDEEQKRFVFGEYEKNELISSHICRRSFATNFYGDPKYPTPLLMNITAHSTEKMFLEYIGKKPIDYGLQLAKIWAEQSS